A stretch of Schistocerca americana isolate TAMUIC-IGC-003095 chromosome 3, iqSchAmer2.1, whole genome shotgun sequence DNA encodes these proteins:
- the LOC124606927 gene encoding cuticle protein 16.5-like, translating into MNTLIVLSAILAVAVAKPGYLGAAPAAVVAPAAYAAPAVVAAPVHAGYAAYGPAPVAVRSDGYLADTPDVAVTKAAHLTAVAQTQARDAVVNGAAALAAHAAHAYAAHAYAAPAVAYAAPAPVAYAAPAAYGAPAAYAAPAAYAAPGALAAAAHLHAKAALLG; encoded by the exons ATGAACACCCTG ATCGTCCTGAGCGCCATCCTGGCCGTCGCCGTGGCTAAGCCCGGCTACctgggcgccgcccccgccgcagtCGTCGCCCCCgcggcctacgccgcccccgcggtGGTGGCCGCCCCCGTGCACGCCGGCTACGCCGCCTACGGCCCCGCCCCCGTCGCCGTGCGCTCCGACGGCTACCTGGCTGACACCCCTGACGTCGCCGTCACCAAAGCCGCCCACCTGACCGCCGTCGCCCAGACGCAGGCCCGTGACGCCGTCGTCAACGGCGCCGCCGCCCTGGCCGCCCACGCCGCCCACGCCTACGCCGCCCACGCTTACGCCGCCCCCGCTGTAGCGTACGCAGCTCCCGCTCCCGTGGCTTACGCCGCCCCCGCTGCCTACGGCGCCCCCgctgcctacgccgcccccgctgccTACGCCGCCCCTGGCGCTCTCGCCGCTGCTGCCCACCTCCACGCTAAGGCTGCTCTGCTGGGCTGA